From the genome of Lotus japonicus ecotype B-129 chromosome 6, LjGifu_v1.2, one region includes:
- the LOC130722907 gene encoding transcription factor MYB80, whose protein sequence is MGRIPCCEKDNVKRGQWTPEEDNKLSSYIAQHGTRNWRLIPKNAGLQRCGKSCRLRWTNYLRPDLKHGQFSDSEEQTIVKLHSVFGNRWSLIAAQLPGRTDNDVKNHWNTKLKKKLSGMGIDPVTHKPFSHLMAEIATTLSPPQAAHLAEAALGCFKDEVLHLLTKKPVNYQGQHSAATLGNNITDYFNCKPEEKDDSVSKAIQQEPEMIPTYRPWDSTATTSASFMMPYSVFPTMPGFQFSPASPWSQSMCTGSTCTGTAMDQQSHQLHEKLEEENGDDSEATKEIRNLSNIFNSDCVMWDLPADDLINPMV, encoded by the exons ATGGGGCGTATTCCATGCTGTGAGAAGGACAACGTGAAAAGAGGACAGTGGACACCCGAGGAAGATAACAAGCTCTCTTCCTACATTGCTCAACACGGCACTCGCAACTGGCGTCTCATCCCCAAGAATGCTG GTCTCCAGAGATGTGGAAAGAGCTGCAGGCTAAGGTGGACTAACTACCTTCGTCCTGACCTTAAACATGGTCAATTCTCAGATTCAGAAGAGCAAACCATTGTGAAGCTTCATTCAGTTTTTGGTAACAG ATGGTCACTGATAGCGGCACAACTGCCGGGACGCACTGACAATGATGTGAAAAACCACTGGAACACCAAGCTGAAAAAGAAACTGTCAGGCATGGGTATAGACCCTGTGACCCACAAACCATTCTCCCACCTAATGGCTGAAATCGCGACAACATTGTCACCTCCTCAGGCGGCTCACCTAGCTGAAGCAGCCCTTGGCTGCTTCAAAGATGAGGTGCTCCACCTTCTTACCAAGAAGCCAGTTAACTACCAGGGCCAACATTCTGCTGCAACACTGGGGAATAACATCACTGATTACTTTAACTGTAAGCCAGAAGAAAAGGACGACTCTGTGTCGAAGGCCATACAACAAGAACCTGAAATGATACCGACATATAGACCTTGGGACTCCACTGCAACTACATCTGCAAGTTTCATGATGCCATACAGTGTTTTCCCTACAATGCCTGGGTTTCAATTCAGTCCTGCATCACCATGGAGCCAAAGTATGTGTACAGGAAGCACATGCACAGGCACAGCCATGGATCAGCAAAGCCACCAATTACATGAAAAACTTGAAGAGGAAAATGGGGATGATTCTGAGGCTACAAAAGAAATTAGAAACCTATCCAATATATTCAACTCAGACTGTGTCATGTGGGATTTACCAGCAGATGATTTGATTAACCCCATGGTATAA